Proteins encoded in a region of the Streptomyces sp. NBC_01471 genome:
- a CDS encoding DUF3515 domain-containing protein, whose protein sequence is MTSHRYRLLSLSAAALLLAAAGCSSTDDSTSVAVPEPPAAQVKLCRALDKKLPKTVAGLTRGDPEPTSELTAAWGDAAIVLRCGVPRPAEMDDSQAQAVDANGVNWLLEQRDSGPRFTTTYRKAYVEVTLGQKYAHDVTPLSDFAGAIRKTDPSSL, encoded by the coding sequence GTGACGTCCCATCGCTACCGGCTCCTGTCCCTGTCCGCCGCCGCCCTGCTGCTGGCGGCCGCGGGCTGTTCCTCGACGGACGACAGCACGTCCGTCGCGGTTCCCGAGCCTCCCGCGGCCCAGGTCAAGCTCTGCCGGGCGCTCGACAAGAAGCTGCCGAAGACCGTCGCGGGACTGACCCGCGGCGATCCGGAACCGACGTCCGAACTGACCGCCGCCTGGGGGGATGCGGCGATCGTACTGCGCTGCGGGGTACCGCGACCCGCGGAGATGGACGACTCCCAGGCCCAGGCCGTCGACGCGAACGGGGTCAACTGGCTGCTGGAGCAGCGGGACAGCGGACCCCGGTTCACGACCACCTACCGCAAGGCCTACGTCGAGGTGACCCTGGGGCAGAAGTACGCCCACGACGTCACCCCGCTCTCGGACTTCGCGGGCGCCATCAGGAAGACGGATCCGTCCAGCCTGTGA
- a CDS encoding D-alanine--D-alanine ligase family protein, translated as MSSENSSQSPEQQRRKPRVAVVFGGRSSEHAISVVTAGAVLRAIDRTKYDVLPIGITTDGRWALTADDPERMAIADRTLPSVAAIAEGAEGTVVLSVDPGNREVVYSEPGSVPKALGDVDVVFPMLHGPYGEDGTLQGLLELSGVPYVGAGVLASAVGQDKEYMKRVFLSYGLPVGPYEVIRPREWNLDPAAARKKIVDFAGEHGWPLFIKPARGGSSMGITKVDSLAGLDDAVEEARRHDPKVLVEALLRGREIECGVLEFEDGPRASVPAEIPPVTSHDFYDFEAKYIPGESAQGMVPAPLTAEETAEVQRLAVEAFEAVSCEGLVRADFFLTEDGGFVINEINTMPGFTPISMYPRMWQESGVGYPELVDRLIQAALSRSTGLR; from the coding sequence ATGAGCAGCGAGAACTCATCCCAGAGCCCTGAGCAGCAGCGTCGTAAGCCGCGTGTGGCGGTTGTCTTCGGCGGGCGCAGCTCCGAACACGCCATTTCGGTGGTCACAGCGGGCGCCGTCCTGCGCGCCATCGACCGGACGAAGTACGACGTACTGCCCATCGGCATCACCACGGACGGCCGCTGGGCGCTGACCGCGGACGATCCCGAGCGGATGGCCATCGCCGACCGCACCCTGCCGTCGGTGGCCGCCATCGCCGAAGGGGCCGAGGGCACCGTGGTGCTCTCCGTCGACCCGGGCAACCGCGAAGTCGTCTACAGCGAGCCGGGCTCGGTGCCCAAGGCGCTGGGCGACGTCGACGTGGTCTTCCCGATGCTGCACGGCCCCTACGGCGAGGACGGCACCCTGCAGGGGCTGCTCGAACTCTCCGGCGTGCCCTACGTCGGCGCGGGCGTGCTCGCGTCCGCCGTCGGCCAGGACAAGGAGTACATGAAGCGGGTGTTCCTCTCCTACGGGCTGCCGGTCGGCCCGTACGAGGTGATCCGCCCCCGCGAGTGGAACCTGGACCCGGCTGCCGCCCGCAAGAAGATCGTGGACTTCGCTGGCGAGCACGGCTGGCCGCTCTTCATCAAGCCCGCACGCGGCGGTTCGTCGATGGGCATCACCAAGGTCGACTCACTGGCCGGTCTCGACGACGCCGTCGAGGAGGCCAGGCGCCACGACCCCAAGGTGCTGGTCGAGGCGCTGCTGCGCGGCCGCGAGATCGAGTGCGGGGTGCTGGAGTTCGAGGACGGGCCGCGGGCGAGCGTGCCCGCCGAGATCCCGCCGGTCACGTCGCACGACTTCTACGACTTCGAGGCGAAGTACATCCCCGGCGAGTCGGCGCAGGGCATGGTGCCCGCACCGCTGACCGCCGAGGAGACCGCCGAGGTGCAGCGGCTCGCTGTCGAGGCGTTCGAGGCGGTGTCCTGCGAGGGCCTGGTGCGCGCCGACTTCTTCCTCACCGAGGACGGCGGGTTCGTCATCAACGAGATCAACACCATGCCGGGCTTCACGCCGATCTCGATGTACCCGCGGATGTGGCAGGAGAGCGGCGTCGGCTACCCGGAGCTGGTGGACCGGCTGATCCAGGCCGCGCTCAGCCGCTCGACGGGGCTGCGCTGA
- a CDS encoding NAD(P)H-dependent glycerol-3-phosphate dehydrogenase encodes MTRAAVFGNGSWGTAFAMVLADAGCEVTLWGRRAALADAINTTRTNPDYLPGIELPASVRATADAAEAARDAEFTVLAVPSQTLRANLADWTGLLHPGTVLVSLMKGVELGTAKRMSEVIEEVGKVPAERVAVLTGPNLAKEIAGRMPAAAVVACRDEAVAQRLQTACHTAYFRPYTNTDVVGCELGGAVKNVIGLAVGIADGMGLGDNAKGSLITRGLAETTRLGLAMGADPLTFSGLAGLGDLVATCSSPLSRNHTFGTNLGRGMTLQETIAATSQTAEGVKSCESVADLARRHGVEMPITETVVDIVHNGKAPVVALKELMSRSAKAERR; translated from the coding sequence GTGACGCGAGCAGCCGTCTTCGGCAACGGATCCTGGGGCACGGCTTTCGCCATGGTCCTCGCCGACGCGGGATGCGAGGTGACCCTCTGGGGACGCCGGGCCGCTCTCGCCGACGCCATCAACACCACCCGCACCAACCCGGACTATCTGCCGGGAATCGAACTCCCCGCGTCGGTGCGGGCCACCGCCGACGCCGCCGAGGCCGCCCGCGACGCGGAGTTCACGGTGCTCGCCGTGCCGTCGCAGACGCTGCGCGCCAACCTGGCCGACTGGACGGGGCTGCTGCACCCCGGGACCGTCCTCGTCTCGCTGATGAAGGGCGTCGAACTCGGCACGGCCAAGCGGATGAGCGAGGTCATCGAGGAGGTCGGCAAGGTCCCCGCCGAGCGCGTCGCCGTACTCACCGGGCCCAACCTGGCCAAGGAGATCGCCGGCCGGATGCCCGCTGCCGCCGTCGTCGCCTGCCGGGACGAAGCAGTGGCCCAGCGGCTCCAGACCGCCTGCCACACCGCGTACTTCCGCCCGTACACCAACACCGACGTGGTCGGCTGTGAACTGGGCGGCGCCGTCAAGAACGTGATCGGTCTCGCCGTCGGGATCGCCGACGGCATGGGGCTCGGCGACAACGCCAAGGGTTCGCTGATCACCCGGGGACTCGCCGAAACCACCCGTCTGGGCCTGGCGATGGGCGCGGATCCGCTGACCTTCTCCGGACTCGCGGGCCTGGGCGACCTGGTGGCCACCTGTTCGTCGCCGCTCTCCCGCAACCACACCTTCGGCACCAACCTCGGCCGGGGCATGACGCTCCAGGAGACCATCGCGGCCACCAGCCAGACGGCCGAGGGCGTCAAGTCCTGTGAGTCGGTGGCCGATCTGGCCCGCCGGCACGGTGTCGAAATGCCCATCACGGAAACCGTTGTGGACATCGTCCACAACGGGAAGGCGCCGGTCGTCGCGCTGAAGGAACTGATGTCCCGCAGCGCCAAGGCCGAGCGACGCTGA
- a CDS encoding lysophospholipid acyltransferase family protein, which yields MSGRRIGFWYRLAAVIAKPPLLVLFKRDWSGMEHIPDDGGFITAVNHNSYLDMFSYGHFQYNTGKVPRFLAKAALFEVPVVGILLRGTGQIPVYRESSNAFGAFRAAVSAVEKGQCVAFYPEGTLTRDPGQWPMTAKSGVARAALLTKAPVIPVAQWGANLAMPPYAGAKKIHFFPRKTLQVKAGPPVDLTRFYGQDPTPEVLREATEAIMAAITALLEDLRGEQAPAEPYDHRKARAAERRRAAGEGTK from the coding sequence GTGTCCGGCCGCAGAATCGGCTTCTGGTACCGCCTGGCGGCGGTCATTGCCAAACCGCCGCTGCTGGTTCTGTTCAAGCGGGACTGGAGCGGAATGGAGCACATTCCGGATGACGGCGGATTTATCACCGCTGTCAATCACAACTCATATCTCGACATGTTCTCCTACGGGCACTTCCAGTACAACACGGGCAAGGTCCCCCGGTTCCTGGCGAAGGCGGCGCTCTTCGAGGTGCCCGTCGTCGGAATACTGCTGCGTGGCACCGGCCAGATCCCCGTCTACCGCGAGTCCTCCAACGCCTTCGGCGCCTTCCGGGCGGCCGTGTCCGCCGTGGAGAAGGGCCAGTGCGTCGCCTTCTACCCCGAAGGCACCCTCACCCGCGACCCGGGCCAGTGGCCGATGACCGCCAAGAGCGGGGTCGCACGGGCGGCGCTGCTCACCAAGGCGCCCGTCATCCCGGTGGCCCAGTGGGGTGCCAACCTCGCGATGCCGCCGTACGCGGGCGCGAAGAAGATCCACTTCTTCCCGCGCAAAACCCTTCAGGTCAAGGCCGGACCGCCGGTGGACCTCACGCGGTTCTACGGCCAGGACCCGACGCCCGAGGTGCTGAGGGAGGCGACCGAGGCCATCATGGCCGCCATCACCGCCCTGTTGGAGGACCTGCGCGGTGAGCAGGCGCCCGCCGAACCGTACGACCACCGCAAGGCCCGCGCCGCAGAGCGCCGCAGGGCCGCAGGAGAGGGCACCAAGTGA
- the cofC gene encoding 2-phospho-L-lactate guanylyltransferase codes for MPNTDRTANWSLVVPLKPLSLAKSRLSPTASDAVRPGLALAFAQDTVAAALACCAVRDVAVVTSDALAAAELAALGARIVPDTAAAGLNPALAHGARAVRELRPGAAVAALNADLPALRPAELRRVLDRAAEFPRAFLTDAAGIGTTLLTARPDTELSPAFGGLSRARHSASGAVEILLEGVASVRQDVDTGDDLLAAAALGLGPHTARRYAAVTGGRGPGGWSAGRPEHGDDPRSPAGPTPCP; via the coding sequence ATGCCGAACACGGATCGGACCGCCAACTGGTCCCTGGTGGTACCCCTGAAGCCCTTGTCGCTGGCGAAGAGCAGACTCTCGCCGACGGCATCCGACGCGGTGCGCCCGGGGCTCGCCCTCGCCTTCGCGCAGGACACGGTGGCGGCGGCGCTGGCCTGTTGCGCCGTGCGGGATGTGGCCGTCGTCACCAGCGACGCGCTGGCCGCCGCCGAACTGGCCGCGCTGGGTGCCCGGATTGTGCCGGATACGGCAGCGGCGGGTCTGAACCCCGCCCTGGCACACGGCGCGCGTGCGGTCCGCGAGCTGCGCCCGGGGGCCGCCGTGGCCGCGCTCAACGCGGACCTTCCCGCACTGCGCCCGGCAGAATTGCGACGGGTGCTCGACCGGGCGGCGGAATTCCCCCGCGCATTTCTCACCGATGCCGCCGGAATCGGCACGACTTTGCTGACCGCGCGGCCGGACACGGAATTGAGCCCGGCATTCGGCGGGCTGTCACGGGCCCGGCATTCCGCGTCGGGGGCCGTGGAAATACTGCTCGAAGGCGTCGCTTCGGTCCGCCAGGACGTGGACACCGGTGACGATCTGCTGGCCGCCGCGGCACTGGGGCTGGGACCTCACACGGCCCGCAGGTACGCGGCCGTCACCGGGGGGCGCGGGCCCGGGGGCTGGTCGGCAGGCCGGCCGGAACACGGGGACGACCCCCGGTCGCCTGCCGGTCCGACGCCCTGTCCGTAG
- a CDS encoding HU family DNA-binding protein yields the protein MNKAQLVEAIADKVGGRQQAADAVDAVLDAIVRAVVGGDRVSVTGFGSFEKVDRPARYARNPQTGERVRVKKTSVPRFRAGQGFKDLVSGSKKLPKNDVAVKKAPKGSLSGGSSTRTTVKKAAAKKATAAKKTAAKKTTAAKTAAKKTVAAKKATATKKATTAKKTAAKSATPAKKAATAKKATAKKTAPAKKAVAKKAPAKKTTARKTTAKKATARKK from the coding sequence GTGAACAAGGCGCAGCTCGTAGAGGCCATTGCCGACAAGGTCGGTGGCCGCCAGCAGGCCGCAGACGCTGTCGATGCCGTACTGGACGCGATCGTCCGCGCAGTTGTCGGCGGCGACCGCGTGTCGGTCACCGGCTTCGGCTCGTTCGAGAAGGTCGACCGGCCGGCCCGTTACGCCCGCAACCCGCAGACGGGTGAGCGCGTGCGGGTCAAGAAGACCTCGGTGCCGCGTTTCCGCGCGGGACAGGGCTTCAAGGACCTGGTCAGCGGCTCGAAGAAGCTCCCGAAGAACGACGTGGCCGTGAAGAAGGCGCCCAAGGGCAGCCTCTCGGGCGGTTCTTCCACCCGTACGACCGTCAAGAAGGCCGCGGCCAAGAAGGCCACCGCCGCCAAGAAGACGGCCGCGAAGAAGACCACGGCTGCGAAGACCGCCGCCAAGAAGACGGTGGCGGCCAAGAAGGCCACCGCGACGAAGAAGGCCACCACCGCCAAGAAGACGGCCGCGAAGTCGGCGACCCCGGCGAAGAAGGCCGCCACCGCCAAGAAGGCGACCGCGAAGAAGACGGCGCCGGCGAAGAAGGCCGTGGCCAAGAAGGCCCCGGCCAAGAAGACCACGGCACGCAAGACCACCGCCAAGAAGGCCACCGCCAGGAAGAAGTAA
- the leuD gene encoding 3-isopropylmalate dehydratase small subunit gives MEAFTKHTGRVVPLRRGNVDTDQIIPAHWLKKVTRDGFEDGLFEAWRKDPEFVLNRPERAGASVLVAGPDFGTGSSREHAVWALQNFGFKAVISSRFADIFRGNSLKNGLLTVVLDQKVVDAIWALTEADPTAEVTVDLESRQVLAEGITADFELDENARWRLLNGLDDISLTLQNEADITAYEAARPAFKPRTIEV, from the coding sequence ATGGAAGCTTTCACCAAGCACACCGGCCGGGTCGTCCCGCTGCGCCGCGGCAACGTCGACACCGACCAGATCATCCCGGCCCACTGGCTGAAGAAGGTCACCCGCGACGGCTTCGAGGACGGGCTCTTCGAGGCGTGGCGCAAGGACCCCGAGTTCGTGCTCAACCGCCCGGAGCGCGCGGGCGCCTCGGTGCTGGTGGCGGGCCCCGACTTCGGTACGGGCTCCTCCCGTGAGCACGCGGTGTGGGCCCTGCAGAACTTCGGCTTCAAGGCCGTCATCTCGTCCCGGTTCGCCGACATCTTCCGCGGGAACTCGCTGAAGAACGGCCTGCTGACCGTGGTTCTCGACCAGAAGGTCGTGGACGCCATCTGGGCGCTGACCGAGGCCGACCCGACTGCCGAAGTCACCGTGGACCTGGAGAGCAGGCAGGTCCTGGCCGAGGGCATCACCGCCGATTTCGAGCTGGACGAGAACGCCCGCTGGCGGCTGCTGAACGGTCTGGACGACATCAGCCTCACCCTTCAGAACGAAGCGGACATCACGGCTTACGAGGCGGCCCGACCCGCCTTCAAGCCACGCACAATTGAGGTCTGA
- the leuC gene encoding 3-isopropylmalate dehydratase large subunit: MGRTLAEKVWDDHVVRRAEGEPDLLFIDLHLLHEVTSPQAFDGLRQNDRPVRRLDLTIATEDHNTPTLDIDKPIADPVSRVQLETLRKNCADFGVRLHPLGDVEQGVVHVVGPQLGLTQPGTTVVCGDSHTSTHGAFGALAFGIGTSQVEHVLATQTLPMARPMTMAITVEGELPDAVTAKDLILAIIARIGTGGGQGYILEYRGSAIEKLSMEARMTICNMSIEAGARAGMIAPDQTTFDYLKGRDHAPQGEEWDAAVEYWKTLRTDDDAVFDAEVLIDGAALAPFVTWGTNPGQGAPLSASVPDPASYEDASERLAAEKALEYMGLTAGQPLRDIKVDTVFVGSCTNGRIEDLRSAAALLQGRNVADGVRMLVVPGSVRVALQAVEEGLDKVFTAAGAEWRHAGCSMCLGMNPDQLKPGERCASTSNRNFEGRQGKGGRTHLVSPQVAAATAVLGHLASPADLSDAPTLVEA, translated from the coding sequence ATGGGTAGGACACTCGCGGAGAAGGTCTGGGACGACCATGTCGTCAGGCGCGCCGAAGGCGAGCCCGACCTTCTCTTCATCGATCTGCACCTGCTGCACGAGGTGACCAGCCCGCAGGCGTTCGACGGTCTGCGCCAGAACGACCGTCCGGTGCGGCGCCTCGACCTCACCATCGCCACCGAGGACCACAACACCCCCACCCTCGACATCGACAAGCCGATCGCGGACCCGGTCTCCCGTGTCCAGCTGGAGACGCTGCGCAAGAACTGCGCGGACTTCGGCGTACGGCTGCACCCGCTGGGCGACGTCGAGCAGGGTGTCGTCCACGTCGTCGGACCGCAGCTGGGCCTGACCCAGCCGGGCACCACCGTGGTCTGCGGTGACAGCCACACCTCCACGCACGGCGCGTTCGGCGCGCTGGCGTTCGGCATCGGCACCTCCCAGGTCGAGCACGTGCTGGCGACCCAGACGCTGCCGATGGCCCGCCCCATGACCATGGCCATCACGGTGGAGGGCGAACTGCCCGACGCGGTCACGGCCAAGGACCTGATCCTGGCGATCATCGCGCGGATCGGCACCGGCGGCGGACAGGGCTACATCCTGGAGTACCGCGGCTCCGCCATCGAGAAGCTCTCGATGGAAGCCCGGATGACCATCTGCAACATGTCGATCGAGGCGGGCGCGCGGGCCGGCATGATCGCCCCCGACCAGACCACCTTCGACTACCTCAAGGGCCGCGACCACGCCCCGCAGGGCGAGGAGTGGGACGCCGCGGTCGAGTACTGGAAGACCCTGCGGACCGACGACGACGCGGTATTCGACGCCGAGGTGCTCATCGACGGCGCCGCGCTGGCCCCGTTCGTCACCTGGGGCACCAACCCCGGCCAGGGCGCACCGCTTTCCGCCAGCGTCCCCGACCCTGCTTCGTACGAAGACGCATCGGAGCGCCTGGCCGCCGAAAAGGCCCTGGAATACATGGGGTTGACCGCGGGCCAGCCGCTGCGCGACATCAAGGTCGACACGGTCTTCGTGGGTTCCTGCACCAACGGCCGCATCGAGGACCTGCGCAGCGCGGCAGCCCTGCTGCAGGGCCGCAACGTCGCCGACGGCGTACGGATGCTGGTCGTCCCCGGCTCGGTGCGGGTCGCGCTGCAGGCCGTCGAAGAGGGCCTGGACAAGGTCTTCACCGCTGCGGGCGCCGAATGGCGGCACGCGGGCTGCTCGATGTGTCTGGGCATGAACCCCGACCAGCTCAAGCCCGGTGAGCGCTGCGCCTCCACCTCCAACCGCAACTTCGAGGGCAGGCAGGGCAAGGGCGGCCGTACCCACCTGGTCTCCCCGCAGGTGGCCGCTGCCACCGCGGTGCTGGGGCATCTGGCCTCGCCCGCCGACCTGTCCGACGCCCCGACTCTCGTGGAGGCCTGA
- the ndgR gene encoding IclR family transcriptional regulator NdgR, translating into MDNSSGVGVLDKAALVLSALESGPATLAGLVAATGLARPTAHRLAVALEHHRLVARDMQGRFILGPRLSELAAAAGEDRLLATAGPVLTHLRDVTGESAQLYRRQGDMRICVAAAERLSGLRDTVPVGSTLTMKAGSSAQILMGWEEPERLHRGLQGARFTATALSGVRRRGWAQSIGEREPGVASVSAPVRGPSNRVVAAVSVSGPIERLTRHPGRMHAQAVIDAAGRLSEALRRTS; encoded by the coding sequence ATGGACAACTCTAGCGGCGTCGGCGTTCTCGACAAGGCAGCTCTGGTATTGAGCGCTCTGGAGTCCGGCCCGGCCACCCTCGCCGGGCTGGTCGCGGCGACGGGGCTCGCACGACCCACGGCACACCGGCTTGCCGTGGCCCTGGAACACCACCGGCTGGTGGCGAGGGACATGCAGGGCCGGTTCATTCTCGGCCCCCGGCTCTCGGAGCTGGCCGCGGCGGCGGGCGAGGACCGTCTGCTCGCCACGGCCGGACCCGTACTGACGCATCTGCGCGATGTCACCGGCGAGAGCGCCCAGCTCTACCGCCGGCAGGGAGACATGCGGATCTGCGTGGCGGCGGCCGAGCGCCTCTCCGGGTTGCGGGACACCGTCCCGGTCGGCTCCACGCTCACCATGAAGGCCGGTTCGTCGGCGCAGATCCTGATGGGCTGGGAGGAGCCGGAGCGGCTCCACCGCGGCCTCCAGGGCGCCCGTTTCACCGCGACCGCGCTCTCCGGGGTGCGGCGCAGGGGCTGGGCCCAGTCGATCGGTGAGCGCGAACCGGGTGTGGCGTCGGTCTCCGCACCGGTGCGCGGCCCCTCGAACCGGGTGGTCGCGGCCGTCTCGGTGTCCGGCCCGATCGAACGGCTCACCCGCCACCCGGGCCGGATGCACGCCCAGGCGGTCATCGATGCCGCCGGACGGCTCTCCGAGGCCCTGCGCCGCACCAGCTGA
- a CDS encoding DUF4188 domain-containing protein, translated as MFAKPIPGRTTAAAEGDVVVLLIGMRINHFWGVHHWLPVLMAMPRMLRELGRDKSRGLLGYTLLTGSPRTYYVVQYWESKEKLYAYAAAPDMFHRTAWAMINRKERKSRQHVGLWHETYIVPEGSYESIYADMPARGLAAATGVLPIEGRGRAAADRLAHRSGARSRPQAG; from the coding sequence ATGTTCGCGAAGCCGATACCGGGCAGGACGACCGCAGCCGCTGAGGGCGACGTGGTCGTTCTGCTGATCGGGATGCGCATCAACCACTTCTGGGGAGTGCACCACTGGCTGCCGGTCCTCATGGCGATGCCGCGCATGCTCAGGGAGTTGGGCAGGGACAAGAGCCGTGGACTGCTCGGTTACACCCTGCTCACCGGCTCGCCCCGGACGTACTACGTCGTCCAGTACTGGGAGTCGAAGGAGAAGCTGTACGCGTACGCGGCCGCGCCCGACATGTTCCACCGCACGGCGTGGGCGATGATCAACCGCAAGGAGCGGAAGTCCCGGCAGCACGTGGGGCTGTGGCACGAGACGTACATCGTGCCGGAGGGGTCCTACGAGTCCATCTACGCCGATATGCCGGCCCGTGGGCTGGCGGCGGCGACCGGTGTGCTCCCGATCGAGGGGCGGGGCCGCGCGGCTGCGGACCGTCTCGCGCACCGCTCCGGCGCGCGCTCCCGGCCCCAGGCGGGCTGA